The Victivallis sp. Marseille-Q1083 genome has a window encoding:
- a CDS encoding FGGY-family carbohydrate kinase, with product MNNHLYFLGLDIGTTAVKAAVFDPAGIRCGSALVEYRLETPAPDIVELNPELYWQAAQQAMAAAVGQSGLAPARIAALAVTGQAETLIGVDRDGRAVRPAIVWLDNRAKAEAAELERQFGREKLFRLSGQPEMLPAWPAAKILWLRRHEPEAFRRTAKFLMVEDYIAWHLTGQYATCRGLLPSSSYYNLTTGRYAPEMLDFLGITQRQLPTLFDPGQCYGPCRRCNSVIAAGTPVAAAPFDHIAGALGAGCVMPGTIAASTGSSLAIFAESGQLCYDEQRRIGTYCSFRPGAYALLPWAPTAGMLLKYFRDQFAGEVSYAELDALAAAVPPGSDGLLLLPHCAGSVSPLTNPGARGVAYGITLAHHRGHWARAVMEAVAALLRDNLAALPGRNTKIREIRLLGGPARSPLWRQIIADTLGLPVTLTSGDETPALGAAMLAAIAAGFFPSPEAAADAMVRIAERVQPGENARYYAEYFRQYQQLNQLLMPTFGGRL from the coding sequence ATGAATAATCACCTTTATTTTCTCGGTCTGGATATCGGCACCACCGCGGTCAAGGCGGCGGTATTCGATCCCGCCGGCATCAGGTGCGGTTCCGCCCTGGTGGAATACCGGCTGGAAACGCCGGCGCCGGATATCGTCGAATTGAATCCGGAACTTTACTGGCAGGCAGCCCAGCAGGCGATGGCCGCGGCGGTCGGTCAATCCGGCCTCGCTCCGGCCCGGATCGCCGCGCTGGCGGTCACCGGACAGGCGGAAACGCTGATCGGCGTCGACCGGGACGGCCGGGCGGTGCGGCCGGCAATCGTCTGGCTGGACAACCGGGCCAAAGCCGAGGCGGCCGAATTGGAAAGGCAATTCGGCAGAGAGAAACTGTTCCGCTTATCCGGACAGCCGGAGATGCTGCCGGCCTGGCCGGCCGCCAAAATCCTGTGGCTGCGGCGGCATGAACCGGAGGCGTTCAGGCGCACCGCCAAATTCCTGATGGTCGAGGATTACATCGCCTGGCATCTGACCGGGCAATACGCCACCTGCCGCGGTCTGCTGCCGTCAAGCAGTTATTATAATTTGACCACCGGCCGGTACGCGCCGGAAATGCTCGACTTTCTCGGCATCACCCAACGGCAACTGCCGACCTTGTTCGATCCCGGCCAATGTTACGGACCTTGCCGCCGCTGCAATTCGGTGATCGCGGCGGGAACGCCGGTAGCCGCCGCCCCGTTCGACCATATCGCCGGCGCGCTCGGCGCCGGCTGCGTCATGCCGGGCACCATCGCCGCGTCGACCGGCAGCTCACTGGCGATTTTTGCCGAATCCGGCCAACTTTGTTATGATGAACAGCGACGGATCGGCACCTACTGTTCCTTTCGGCCCGGCGCTTATGCGCTGCTGCCCTGGGCGCCGACCGCCGGTATGCTGCTCAAATATTTCCGGGATCAATTCGCCGGGGAAGTCTCCTATGCCGAACTGGACGCGCTGGCGGCGGCGGTGCCGCCCGGCAGCGACGGACTGCTGCTGCTGCCGCATTGCGCCGGTTCGGTATCGCCGCTGACCAATCCGGGAGCGCGCGGCGTCGCTTACGGCATCACGCTGGCCCACCACCGGGGCCACTGGGCGCGGGCGGTGATGGAAGCGGTCGCCGCGCTGCTGCGCGACAACCTGGCCGCCCTGCCCGGCCGGAACACCAAAATCCGGGAAATCCGCCTGCTGGGCGGACCGGCCAGAAGCCCTCTGTGGCGGCAGATTATCGCGGACACGCTCGGGTTGCCGGTCACGCTGACTTCCGGAGACGAAACGCCGGCCCTGGGAGCAGCGATGCTGGCCGCCATCGCCGCCGGCTTTTTTCCCTCGCCGGAAGCGGCCGCCGACGCGATGGTCCGTATCGCCGAACGGGTTCAGCCGGGCGAAAATGCCCGATACTACGCGGAATATTTCCGGCAATACCAGCAACTCAATCAACTCTTAATGCCAACCTTTGGAGGCAGACTATGA
- a CDS encoding DeoR/GlpR family DNA-binding transcription regulator gives MHQRHRRILEILQHGALRIRQAAPELGVTEMTLRRDLRELEAQNLILMVKGGAILHPARYEPERSKLLLTAEKFALAEALYEAIMPVDSLYISSGFTALAFARVLSRRNTRRMTVITNFLPAAAALFQTRCQVILPGGELRSTSLDLIGPIAEREIGEFQVEWAVSGCDGALPGYGFYTSDMNLSRLEARSIGIADHVAIISESAKFGRKALTRFAAVREVDLLVTDDRLEAEAADALRREKVKIIQVPLKA, from the coding sequence ATGCATCAGCGGCATCGACGGATTTTGGAAATACTGCAGCACGGCGCCTTGCGGATCCGGCAGGCGGCGCCGGAACTGGGTGTCACGGAGATGACATTGCGGCGGGACCTGCGGGAACTGGAAGCGCAGAATTTGATTCTGATGGTCAAGGGAGGGGCGATTCTGCATCCGGCCCGTTATGAGCCGGAGCGCAGCAAACTGCTGCTGACCGCCGAAAAATTCGCTCTGGCCGAAGCGTTGTACGAGGCGATCATGCCGGTGGACAGTTTGTATATCAGTTCCGGTTTCACCGCGCTGGCGTTCGCCAGGGTGCTGTCGCGGCGGAACACCCGGCGGATGACGGTGATCACCAACTTCCTGCCGGCGGCGGCGGCGTTGTTTCAAACCCGCTGTCAGGTAATTCTGCCGGGCGGGGAACTGCGTTCGACCTCGCTGGATTTGATCGGACCGATTGCCGAGCGGGAGATCGGCGAGTTTCAGGTCGAATGGGCGGTTTCCGGCTGTGACGGCGCTCTGCCGGGATATGGGTTCTATACCTCGGACATGAATTTGTCACGGCTGGAAGCCAGGTCGATCGGCATTGCCGACCATGTCGCGATCATCTCGGAAAGCGCCAAATTCGGCCGCAAGGCGTTGACCCGTTTCGCGGCAGTCCGGGAGGTCGACCTGCTGGTGACCGACGATCGGCTGGAAGCGGAAGCGGCGGATGCCTTGCGGCGGGAGAAGGTGAAAATTATCCAGGTGCCGTTGAAAGCGTAA
- a CDS encoding aspartate aminotransferase family protein: MGQYNPAPYQLDLTQYPHLVTETIPGPKSAALHRRATRYYRGLSGQVRLFPVAFERGSGCSLEDADGNRYIDFSSGIYVTTLGHCHPKISEAVANYARQLMNAHDFTTEIKVRLLEKMAECLPGDLKNFQLYDSGTTAVEAGLRTCRAATGKHEFISCFMDFHGKSGHSIGLARMTRFSGSGRPEGFYLAPRPDTYRPWWTRPDGSLDTEQYLEFYDKFIRESTTGQVAAFVVEPIQGWGGSIMPPDDFFPKLRKFLDERGILLFADEVLTGMGRTGKYLCMEHWQVLPDIVTLGKGFGNGFPVTAMVVRTPYADAVDKISASTSYGGNPMACAAALACFEVIEEEGLLEHAQELEKLFRRRMSGWTSRYRIVGDTRVKGCLLGVELVKDKQTKEPYEEAGRLVYQKAFRRGLAWIPAGHILRMSPPIVMPEEVALKGMDLIEAAIAETEKELLG; this comes from the coding sequence ATGGGACAGTACAACCCTGCGCCGTATCAGCTCGATTTGACCCAATACCCGCACCTGGTCACCGAGACGATTCCAGGCCCGAAAAGCGCCGCGCTGCACCGGCGCGCCACCCGATACTATCGCGGCCTGTCCGGCCAGGTCCGGCTCTTTCCGGTCGCCTTTGAACGCGGTTCCGGCTGTTCGCTCGAAGATGCCGACGGCAATCGCTATATCGATTTCTCCAGCGGCATTTACGTGACCACCCTCGGCCATTGCCATCCGAAAATTTCCGAGGCGGTGGCCAACTACGCCCGCCAGCTGATGAACGCCCACGATTTCACCACCGAGATCAAAGTCCGGCTGCTCGAAAAGATGGCGGAATGCCTGCCCGGCGATCTGAAGAATTTTCAACTTTACGATTCCGGCACCACCGCGGTCGAAGCCGGTTTGCGAACCTGCCGGGCCGCCACCGGCAAACACGAATTCATCAGTTGTTTCATGGATTTCCACGGCAAAAGCGGCCACTCCATCGGGCTGGCGCGGATGACCAGATTCAGCGGCTCCGGCCGGCCGGAGGGATTCTATCTGGCGCCGCGACCGGATACCTACCGCCCCTGGTGGACCCGGCCGGACGGGTCGCTGGACACCGAACAATATCTCGAATTCTACGATAAGTTCATCCGCGAATCCACCACCGGCCAGGTGGCGGCCTTCGTCGTCGAGCCGATCCAGGGCTGGGGAGGCAGCATCATGCCGCCGGACGATTTCTTCCCGAAATTGCGTAAATTCCTGGACGAGCGCGGCATCCTGCTCTTTGCCGACGAAGTGCTGACCGGCATGGGCCGCACCGGCAAATACCTGTGCATGGAGCATTGGCAGGTGCTGCCGGACATCGTCACCCTCGGCAAAGGCTTCGGCAACGGTTTTCCGGTGACGGCGATGGTCGTCCGGACCCCCTATGCCGACGCAGTCGACAAAATCAGCGCTTCGACCAGTTACGGCGGCAATCCGATGGCCTGCGCAGCGGCGCTGGCCTGTTTCGAGGTCATCGAGGAGGAAGGCCTGCTGGAACATGCGCAGGAGCTGGAAAAATTGTTCCGGCGCCGAATGAGCGGCTGGACGAGCCGTTACCGGATTGTCGGCGACACCCGTGTCAAGGGCTGTCTGCTCGGCGTCGAACTGGTCAAGGACAAGCAGACCAAAGAACCGTATGAAGAAGCCGGACGGCTGGTTTACCAGAAGGCATTCCGCCGCGGGCTGGCCTGGATTCCGGCCGGACACATCCTGCGGATGAGCCCGCCGATCGTCATGCCGGAGGAAGTGGCGCTCAAAGGCATGGACCTCATCGAGGCCGCGATCGCCGAAACCGAAAAGGAGCTGCTGGGATGA
- a CDS encoding Gfo/Idh/MocA family protein translates to MKIYRVGLLGFGFIGKVHAYGHRNIPLFYDQQEFGSVITGVCTSRPATARQAAARLGGVRPVDDYRSLIDDPAIDIIDICTPNDCHAAAVLAAMAAGKHIYCDKPLCATPAEARRIEAALPSYCGIAQMTLQNRFFPSTLRAKELIDAGEIGDILEFRASYLHGGSADPHAPFKWKLAAGTAADLGSHILDLMHHLLGDFTELSAVTHIAYPFRPMAGDPSRLVPVTAEDNMLVTLQLPNGAGGTISASKIATGAEDEVSFEIYGSKGALKLQPMNFDKLFFYSTAAPASPLGGKRGWTAIDCGQRYPEPAGFPTPKAAIGWLRGHLHCLYTFLESVHRRQALGPDLRQGLYLQYLLEKIRESAASGKRVKL, encoded by the coding sequence ATGAAAATTTACCGCGTCGGGCTGCTCGGTTTCGGTTTCATCGGCAAAGTGCACGCCTATGGACACCGGAATATCCCGCTCTTTTACGATCAGCAGGAATTCGGCAGCGTCATCACCGGAGTCTGCACCTCCCGCCCGGCCACCGCCCGGCAGGCCGCCGCCCGGCTCGGGGGCGTCCGCCCGGTCGACGATTATCGGAGCCTGATCGACGATCCGGCAATCGACATCATCGACATCTGCACGCCGAACGACTGCCATGCCGCCGCCGTGCTGGCGGCGATGGCGGCCGGCAAACATATCTACTGCGACAAGCCGTTGTGCGCGACGCCGGCGGAAGCCCGGCGGATTGAAGCGGCACTGCCGTCCTATTGCGGCATCGCCCAGATGACGCTGCAGAACCGCTTTTTTCCGTCGACGCTGCGGGCCAAAGAGCTGATCGACGCCGGCGAAATCGGCGACATTCTGGAATTCCGCGCCAGTTACCTGCACGGCGGCAGCGCCGATCCGCACGCGCCGTTCAAATGGAAACTGGCAGCCGGCACCGCCGCCGACCTCGGCAGTCATATTCTGGATTTGATGCACCACCTGCTCGGCGACTTTACCGAATTGAGCGCCGTCACCCATATCGCCTATCCGTTCCGGCCGATGGCCGGCGACCCGTCCAGGCTGGTTCCGGTCACCGCCGAGGACAACATGCTCGTGACGCTGCAACTGCCCAACGGCGCTGGAGGAACGATTTCAGCATCGAAAATCGCCACCGGCGCCGAGGATGAAGTTTCCTTTGAAATCTACGGCAGCAAAGGAGCTTTGAAATTGCAGCCGATGAACTTCGACAAACTGTTCTTCTACTCCACCGCCGCGCCGGCGTCCCCGCTCGGCGGCAAGCGCGGCTGGACGGCGATCGATTGCGGCCAGCGCTACCCGGAACCGGCCGGATTCCCGACCCCCAAGGCGGCGATCGGCTGGCTGCGCGGCCATCTGCACTGTCTGTACACCTTTCTGGAATCGGTTCACCGCCGGCAGGCGCTCGGACCGGATTTGCGCCAGGGCCTCTATCTGCAATACCTACTCGAGAAAATCCGGGAATCGGCCGCAAGCGGAAAGCGGGTGAAACTATGA
- a CDS encoding neutral/alkaline non-lysosomal ceramidase N-terminal domain-containing protein gives MKELLIGWGETDITPADCRIELSGQYYQRVACGVHSRLKAVAVALQQGAEKLALLALDVADIPAALQREIRELVRTELPDLPPERLVVNATHTHNAPYTSPKGIFEEWMVFDPDLTTPAQYLDLLRRQAAAAVRQAWQTRRPGGVAAAFGRVPIGHCRRAVYADGSAEMYGDTGRADFTGLESGEESGVEMLFTCDNRKQLTGMLLNVCCPAQVMEATELISSDYLGAVRELLKEALSPEFHTLCQIGAAGCQSPRDLLRRNQSEPDGWHADTVQYLAGKLAPVVTAAAWHLGTLDFTPVFRVRQARPQLPLRPVSAADFALAQTELARLAAGGSEEAAFAAFCRETRDRAALGGPGPYDDKLHDFSLIQNHKATVAHYRRRQREPLLPAELTAFRIGSSAWVTVPFELFLTYGQIIQARSAAAQTAIVQLAAGYYGYLPSPEAERHGGYGGLVINGPVGSDGGKQLVEAALDLIQRLMYE, from the coding sequence ATGAAGGAACTGCTGATCGGCTGGGGCGAAACGGACATCACGCCGGCCGACTGCCGCATTGAGTTGTCCGGCCAGTATTACCAGCGGGTGGCCTGCGGCGTCCATTCCCGGTTGAAAGCGGTGGCGGTGGCGCTGCAGCAGGGAGCGGAAAAACTGGCGCTGCTGGCGCTGGACGTGGCGGACATACCCGCCGCGCTGCAGCGGGAAATCCGGGAACTGGTCCGGACGGAATTGCCGGACCTGCCGCCGGAACGCCTTGTCGTCAACGCCACCCATACCCACAATGCCCCCTATACCAGTCCGAAAGGCATCTTTGAAGAGTGGATGGTTTTCGATCCGGATTTGACGACGCCGGCGCAATATCTGGACCTTCTGCGCCGCCAGGCGGCGGCGGCAGTCCGGCAGGCCTGGCAGACCCGGCGGCCCGGCGGCGTGGCGGCGGCCTTCGGCCGGGTCCCGATCGGTCATTGCCGCCGGGCGGTTTATGCCGACGGTTCGGCGGAAATGTACGGCGACACCGGCCGGGCCGATTTCACCGGCCTGGAATCCGGCGAGGAGTCCGGCGTCGAAATGCTGTTCACCTGCGACAACCGGAAACAATTGACCGGCATGCTGCTCAACGTCTGCTGCCCGGCCCAGGTGATGGAGGCAACCGAACTGATTTCCTCGGACTATCTCGGCGCCGTCCGGGAGCTGCTGAAAGAAGCACTGTCGCCGGAATTTCACACCCTGTGCCAGATCGGTGCGGCCGGCTGCCAGTCGCCGCGCGATCTGCTGCGCCGCAATCAATCCGAACCGGACGGCTGGCACGCCGACACGGTGCAATATCTGGCCGGCAAGCTCGCTCCGGTCGTCACCGCCGCCGCCTGGCATCTCGGCACGCTCGATTTCACGCCGGTTTTCCGGGTGCGGCAGGCACGACCGCAACTGCCGCTCCGGCCGGTTTCAGCCGCGGATTTCGCCTTGGCCCAGACCGAACTGGCCCGCCTCGCCGCCGGGGGTTCCGAGGAGGCGGCTTTTGCCGCCTTCTGCCGGGAGACCCGGGACAGAGCCGCCCTGGGCGGACCGGGACCGTATGACGACAAACTTCACGACTTTTCGCTGATCCAGAATCACAAAGCCACCGTCGCCCATTACCGGCGCCGTCAGCGCGAACCGCTCCTGCCGGCGGAATTGACCGCCTTTCGAATCGGCAGCAGCGCCTGGGTGACGGTGCCGTTCGAACTCTTTTTAACTTACGGGCAGATCATCCAGGCGCGTTCAGCTGCGGCACAGACGGCGATCGTCCAGCTCGCCGCCGGCTATTACGGTTACCTGCCCAGCCCGGAGGCGGAACGGCATGGCGGTTACGGCGGCCTGGTCATCAACGGCCCGGTCGGCTCGGACGGCGGGAAACAACTGGTCGAAGCGGCACTGGACCTCATTCAACGGCTGATGTATGAATAA